Genomic DNA from Haloarcula marina:
CGTCGTCACCGGCGAGGACCGCGTCGAGTACGTCGACAACGCCGTCTCCAACGACGTGCCCGCGGCCGACGGCCAGGGCTGTTACGCCCTCTTGCTCGACCCGCAGGGTCGCGTCGAGACGGACATGTACGTCTACAACGCCGGCGAGCGCCTGCTGGTGTTCACGCCGCCCCAAGAAGCCGAACCGCTGGCCGAGGAGTGGCAGGCGAAGACGTTCATTCAGGACGTGACGATTCGGGTGGCGACCGACGACTTCGCCACCTTCGGCGTCCACGGCCCGAAAGCGACCGAGAAGATAGCGAGCGTCCTCCATCAGGCCGCCTCGCCCGAGGCGCCGCTGTCGTTCAATCGCGGCGAACTCGGCGACGTGGGCGTCTCCGTCATCCGGACGGACAACCTCGGGGGCGAGGAGAGCTACGACGTGGTGTGTGCGGCCGCCGACGCCGAACGCGTCTTCGATACGCTGGTCAACCGCGGCCTGAACGCCGTCCCCTTCGGCTACCGGACGTGGGAGGCGCTGACGCTCGAAGCGGGGTCGCCGCTGTTCGACACCGAAATCGAGGGGGCGCTCCCGAACGACCTCGGCCTGCGCAACGCCGTCGACTTCGAGAAGGGGTGTTTCGTCGGCCAAGAGGTCGTCTCGCGCATCGAGAACCGCGGTCACCCTCGGAGACGACTCGTGGGCCTGACCGTCGACGCCCTGCCCGAGGCGGGCGCGGCCGTCGTCGCCGGTGACGAACACGTCGGCGAGGTGACCCGCGCCGTCGACAGTCCGATGCGAGACGCCCCTATCGCGATGGCCGCTGTCGACTGGGACCTGTCGGAGGCCGCGCTAGCGGTGCGAATCGACGGCGACGACGTGGCGGCCGAGCGGACGGCGCTCCCGTTCGTCGAGGGGTCCGCCCGGTCGGCCCGCCTCCCGAAGTACTGACCGCCGATTGTCAGGTACGTCAACGTTTAACACGGTTGAGCGGGCATCTCAGCGTATGGGTGAGTCCAGCGGCCGCGTCACGCCCTTCGAGACTATCGTGGAGGCCGCGGGTGACCCGATGTACACGCTCGACGCGGCGGGGCGCTTCGACTACGTCAACGACGCCCTCGTCCAGCAGGTGACCTACTCGCGGGCGGACATCCTCGGTGACCCAGTCGCCCGCTTGCTCACCGACCGCGCCGTCCGACGGTGCTACGACGCAATCGACTCGCTGCACGCGGGCGACGCCGACGCCGAGACCATCGAGATTCAGGTGACGCCCGGCGACGGCACCCGACGCAACGCCGAGGTCACCATCGCGCTCCTTCCGACCGAATCGGGCGACGGGGGCGGCGACGACGGCTATCGCGGGACCGTCGGTATCGTCCGGGACATCACCGACGTTCGCCGGAGCGAACAGCAACTCGCCGTCCTCGAACGCATCCTCCGGCACAACCTCCGAAACGAACTGACTGTCATCGCGGGTCGCGCGGACCATCTCCAACAGGAACTCGACGACGAGGCGCTGGCCGAACACGCCGCCGACGCCCTCGCGGCCGCCGAGCGAATCCGCTCGCTCTCCGAGGGCGTCCGCGACCTCCACGAATCCGTTCGCCCGGAGGAATCGCTGTCGACCCACGACCTCGTGGCCGTCGTCGAACGGGCCGTCGAGACGCGAGTGGGAACGCAACCCGAGACGACAGTGCGAGTCGACTGCCCGGACAGCGCCGTGATACTCGCGACGGACGCGGTGGCGCTCGCCGTCAGCGAACTCCTCCAGAACGCGGTCGACCACGGCCGCCCGCCCGTGACGATTTCGGTGGCTGACGGCGACGACGGCGTCACGCTCCGCATCGCCGACGAAGGCCCGGGTATCCCGACGAGCGAACGCGAGGCGGTCCTCACGAAGACCGAGACGCCGCTGGCACACGGGAGCGGACTGGGCCTGTGGCTCGTGACGTGGGTGCTCGACAGTTGCGGCGGCGACCTCTCGTTCGAGACCCCGGCCGACGGCGGGACCGTCGCAATCGCGCGGTTCCGGACACCGTGACCGCCCCGGCGATTCGACGAGTCCGTCAGGTCGCTATCGGAGTCCAACCATCTCGAAGCGAGCGCCGCCGCCGCTCGCCCCGGTGACGCGCAGGTCCCAGCCGTGGGCGGCGACTATCGAGTGGACTATCTGCAGGCCGTAGCCCGTCCCGTGTTCGGCCGTGGTGTAGCCGGATTCGAGCACCGACTCGCGCTCGGCCTCGGGGATACCCGGGCCGGTGTCTTCGACGAAGAAACCGTCGGCGAGGGGACCGACCCGGACGGCCACGTCCGGCCCGCCGTGTTCGACGGCGTTGCGAAACAGGTTCTCGAAGACGTGCCGGAGCATCGTCCGGTCGGCCTGTACCGTCATCCCGGTGTCGGCCGACAGCGTCGCCGACGCGGTGTCGACGTTCGCCCACGTCTCGGCCGCCAGTTCGTCCAGCGGGACGGCCGCCGTCGCGTCTATCTGTTCGCCCTGTTTCGCCAACTGGAGCAGGTCCTCGATTATCTCGGCCATCCGCTCGTGTGCGGTGGCGACCCGGTCGAGCGCCTCGCGGTCGACATCGCCGTCGCCCTCCGCCTGTGCCAACTCCAGGAACCCCTGTGCGACGGTCAACGGGTTCCGGAGGTCGTGGGACACCGTCGACGCGAAGGCGTTCAGTCGCTCCGCCTGCCGTTCGAGTTTCCGCTGCCGCCGTTGCTGTTCGGTCACGTCCCGGAGTACGACGACCCACCCGACCCGCGGCCCTCCGCGGCGCAGTTCCTCGACGCGGACGCTGACGTACCTCGTCGGCCCCCCGTCCCGGCCGACTTCGAAGACCCCCTCGGACGTTATCTCGGGGTCGAACGCCGCGACGAGCGCCGTCATCGGTTCGCCGATGTCCGTCCCGGCGTCGTCGAGAACGTCCTGCCCGCTCGGGTTCGCGTGGACGATTCGGCCCGCTTCGTCGAGGACGAACATCCCGTCGGGGGAGTACTTCATCGCCGTCGTGTACGCGAGCGGCGGGTAGTCGAACAGCCGGTATCTGAACACGACGAACCCGAACGCGAGCGCGGCGACCGACCCGGAAGTCGGCACGAGGTTCACGCCCGAATCGAACGGGGGAACCGAACTACCGTTGAGGAACACAAAGACGATGGGGACCGTCGCTCCGAACGCCATCCACGCCGCCTGCGGAAGGTACGACCGGCCGACGCGGGCCGCTTCGTACGCGACGACGCCGAGCGCACCGAACGTGAGGACGGTACTGTAGGCGACGAACAGCAGGAATCCGGGGCCGTCCTCGACCCGGAGGGTCACGAGGGCACCCGTCGCGACGTCGACGCCGCCTATGATGACTCCGTCGGGATTCAAGAACAGGAGACAGACGAAGGCGAGCGGCGCGGCCCACACGAGCGCGACCACCTCGGCGCGGAGCCATCGACGCCGGTCGGTGTACGCGAGGGCGAACAGGAAAAAGAGCGGGGGCAGTGCCGCCGCGCCGACGTGCAGGAGCCGATAGAACAGCAGTTTCGTGCTCGGGTCAGTGTGGAGGAGCTTGAGCGCCGAGAAGCCGGTCCAGACCGCCACTGCGAGAGTGATGCCGAGAAACAGCACTGCCGTTGCGTCGGCGGTCCGGTCCGAGATGAGGCGGGCGGTGTAGCCCGCGAGCGCGAGAGCGACGACCGTCGCAAAGAGCGTCGGGCCGGCGTAGACGGTGAACTGCCACGACACTCGGTAACATCGACTCCGCCCGAACAAAACGATGTCTGTTCTGACGGGGCCACTACCCGCCGTCTGCCGCCGTCACTCGACCAGGGGCAGGACGATACCGAAGACGAGGGGCGAGAACAGGCCCAGCAGGATGCCGAGCGCTTCCATATCGGTCAGCAGCATGTCGGTCCACCCGGGCACCGGTCCGAGGACGGTGTGGGCGGCGAGTTCGCCGAGTGCGCCCAGCGCGAACAGGCCGACACCGAGGAGGAAGCCGCGCTTCGCGAGTGTTCCGTGGTCCATGTTTCGGTATTGTGCCATACTCCCCGAGTCGCCGTCGCCGAACTAACGCGTTGCGCTTTCTGACAAAAGGGCTATAACGCCGGTTCACATACGCTCGGGCGATGAACGGAGTCCTCACGGAATCGCTGGGCGAACTGTTCGCGCTTGCCGTCTCGGCCCTTCTGGCGGGCGTGCTGACCGTCGTCGGCGTGCTCACCGAGAGCGCCGGGATGGCGAACCTGCAAGCGGGACAGTCGGTGTTCGGCCTCTGGGAACTGTGGATGGGCGCGATACTGCTGTACGCGGGGCTGTACATGCTCGGCTACAAGCGAGTGTGGACCGGCCTGCGCCAGTCGGCCGCGGCGACGAACTGAGTTACGACCGCGAGAGCAACGCCTTCAGTTGTTCCCGCGAGAACAGCGTCGTCGGACGGTCCATATGGACGCCGATTTCGCCCTCGAAGGCCCTCATCCCGAGTTTCTGGACGGCCTTCGGCACGGAGTAGCCCGCCCGAACGGCGTGGCCGAGACGTATCTCCTGCCGTAAGTCGTCGCGCCACGCGCGCTCGTAGTCGCCGAGCGTGGCGGGGTCGTCGGGGTCGATTTCGCGGGCCGCGTGGTCGGCGGCGGTCATCCCGTAGAGGATGCCGCCGCCGGTGAACGGCTTGGTCTGGGCGGCGGCGTCGCCGACGAGGAACGACCGGCGACCCGTGACGCGTCTGGGCGGGCCGACGGGGATGAGGCCCGAACAGCGCCGGGTCACGTCGGCACCGTAGCCCTCGACGAATCCCTCGAACCGCCCGCGGGCGTCGTCGCCCGGCGGCACGGCCAGTCCGTACTCGACGCCCGCCTCGCCGCGAGGGATGCGCCACGCGAAGAAGCGCGGGA
This window encodes:
- a CDS encoding aminomethyltransferase family protein, with translation MTVLEGVHDAHGATFREVGGRRVVEDYGRHERTHRAVRNVVGVCEFGYGVLVVTGEDRVEYVDNAVSNDVPAADGQGCYALLLDPQGRVETDMYVYNAGERLLVFTPPQEAEPLAEEWQAKTFIQDVTIRVATDDFATFGVHGPKATEKIASVLHQAASPEAPLSFNRGELGDVGVSVIRTDNLGGEESYDVVCAAADAERVFDTLVNRGLNAVPFGYRTWEALTLEAGSPLFDTEIEGALPNDLGLRNAVDFEKGCFVGQEVVSRIENRGHPRRRLVGLTVDALPEAGAAVVAGDEHVGEVTRAVDSPMRDAPIAMAAVDWDLSEAALAVRIDGDDVAAERTALPFVEGSARSARLPKY
- a CDS encoding sensor histidine kinase, which produces MGESSGRVTPFETIVEAAGDPMYTLDAAGRFDYVNDALVQQVTYSRADILGDPVARLLTDRAVRRCYDAIDSLHAGDADAETIEIQVTPGDGTRRNAEVTIALLPTESGDGGGDDGYRGTVGIVRDITDVRRSEQQLAVLERILRHNLRNELTVIAGRADHLQQELDDEALAEHAADALAAAERIRSLSEGVRDLHESVRPEESLSTHDLVAVVERAVETRVGTQPETTVRVDCPDSAVILATDAVALAVSELLQNAVDHGRPPVTISVADGDDGVTLRIADEGPGIPTSEREAVLTKTETPLAHGSGLGLWLVTWVLDSCGGDLSFETPADGGTVAIARFRTP
- a CDS encoding histidine kinase N-terminal 7TM domain-containing protein; this translates as MSWQFTVYAGPTLFATVVALALAGYTARLISDRTADATAVLFLGITLAVAVWTGFSALKLLHTDPSTKLLFYRLLHVGAAALPPLFFLFALAYTDRRRWLRAEVVALVWAAPLAFVCLLFLNPDGVIIGGVDVATGALVTLRVEDGPGFLLFVAYSTVLTFGALGVVAYEAARVGRSYLPQAAWMAFGATVPIVFVFLNGSSVPPFDSGVNLVPTSGSVAALAFGFVVFRYRLFDYPPLAYTTAMKYSPDGMFVLDEAGRIVHANPSGQDVLDDAGTDIGEPMTALVAAFDPEITSEGVFEVGRDGGPTRYVSVRVEELRRGGPRVGWVVVLRDVTEQQRRQRKLERQAERLNAFASTVSHDLRNPLTVAQGFLELAQAEGDGDVDREALDRVATAHERMAEIIEDLLQLAKQGEQIDATAAVPLDELAAETWANVDTASATLSADTGMTVQADRTMLRHVFENLFRNAVEHGGPDVAVRVGPLADGFFVEDTGPGIPEAERESVLESGYTTAEHGTGYGLQIVHSIVAAHGWDLRVTGASGGGARFEMVGLR